A window from Mixophyes fleayi isolate aMixFle1 chromosome 12, aMixFle1.hap1, whole genome shotgun sequence encodes these proteins:
- the LOC142109085 gene encoding gremlin-1, translating into MNRLVYSLGPMFLLFGLLVTNTEGTKKVRGSQGAIPPPDKGQPNDSEQGQNQPGGKVRGKGKGQVLVAEEVLESSQEALHVTERKYLKRDWCKTQPLKQTIHEEGCNKRTILNRFCYGQCNSFYIPRHIRREEGSFQSCSFCKPKKFTNMMVTLNCPELQPPIKKKRITRVKQCRCISIDLD; encoded by the coding sequence ATGAACCGTTTGGTTTATTCACTGGGACCCATGTTCCTACTCTTTGGACTGTTGGTAACCAATACTGAAGGAACTAAAAAGGTTCGTGGATCTCAAGGAGCCATTCCACCTCCTGACAAAGGGCAGCCCAATGACTCTGAACAAGGTCAGAATCAGCCAGGAGGTAAGGTCAGAGGAAAAGGGAAAGGACAAGTTTTGGTGGCCGAGGAGGTGCTGGAGTCCAGTCAAGAAGCTCTACATGTTACGGAGCGGAAGTATCTGAAGAGGGATTGGTGCAAGACTCAGCCACTCAAGCAAACCATCCATGAGGAGGGATGCAACAAACGTACCATCCTCAACCGGTTCTGTTATGGGCAATGCAATTCCTTCTACATTCCCAGACATATACGCCGGGAGGAGGGATCTTTCCAGTCTTGCTCTTTCTGTAAACCTAAAAAATTTACCAACATGATGGTCACACTCAATTGCCCCGAGCTACAACCACCCATAAAGAAGAAAAGAATTACCCGTGTCAAGCAGTGTCGTTGCATCTCTATAGACTTGGACTAA